Proteins encoded together in one Urocitellus parryii isolate mUroPar1 chromosome 3, mUroPar1.hap1, whole genome shotgun sequence window:
- the Neurod6 gene encoding neurogenic differentiation factor 6: MLTLPFDESVVMPESQMCRKFSRECEDQKQIKKPESFSKQIVLRGKSIKRAPGEETEKEEEEEDREEEDENGLPRRRGLRKKKTTKLRLERVKFRRQEANARERNRMHGLNDALDNLRKVVPCYSKTQKLSKIETLRLAKNYIWALSEILRIGKRPDLLTFVQNLCKGLSQPTTNLVAGCLQLNARSFLMGQGGEAAHHTRSPYSTFYPPYHSPELATPPGHGTLDNSKSMKPYNYCSAYESFYESTSPECASPQFEGPLSPPPINYNGIFSLKQEETLDYGKNYNYGMHYCAVPPRGPLGQGAMFRLPTDSHFPYDLHLRSQSLTMQDELNAVFHN; the protein is encoded by the coding sequence ATGTTAACACTACCGTTTGATGAGTCTGTTGTAATGCCAGAATCCCAGATGTGCAGAAAGTTTTCTAGAGAATGCGAGGACCAGAAGCAAATTAAGAAACCAGAAAGCTTTTCCAAACAAATTGTCCTTCGAGGAAAGAGCATCAAAAGGGCCCCTGGAGAAGAAactgagaaagaagaagaggaggaagacagagaagagGAGGATGAAAACGGGCTGCCCAGAAGGAGGggtcttaggaaaaaaaagaccACCAAGCTCCGACTGGAAAGGGTCAAGTTCAGGAGACAGGAAGCTAACGCTCGGGAGAGGAACAGGATGCATGGCCTCAACGACGCTCTGGACAATTTACGAAAAGTGGTCCCCTGCTATTCTAAAACCCAAAAACTGTCCAAAATAGAAACTTTACGACTGGCCAAAAACTACATCTGGGCACTTTCTGAAATTCTGAGAATCGGCAAGAGACCGGATCTGCTCACGTTCGTCCAAAACTTATGCAAAGGTCTTTCCCAGCCAACTACAAACTTGGTGGCAGGCTGCTTGCAGCTCAACGCCAGGAGTTTCCTGATGGGTCAGGGTGGGGAGGCTGCACATCACACCAGGTCGCCCTACTCCACCTTCTACCCACCCTACCACAGCCCTGAGCTCGCCACTCCCCCAGGGCATGGGACTCTTGATAATTCCAAGTCCATGAAACCCTACAATTATTGCAGTGCGTATGAATCCTTCTATGAAAGTACTTCCCCTGAGTGTGCCAGCCCTCAGTTTGAAGGTCCCTTAAGTCCTCCCCCAATTAACTATAATGGGATATTTTCCCTGAAGCAAGAAGAAACCTTGGACTATGGCAAAAATTACAATTACGGCATGCATTACTGTGCAGTGCCACCCAGGGGTCCCCTTGGGCAGGGTGCCATGTTCAGGTTGCCCACCGACAGCCACTTCCCTTACGACTTACATCTGCGCAGCCAATCTCTCACCATGCAAGATGAATTAAATGCAGTTTTTCATAAttaa